A stretch of DNA from Gottschalkia acidurici 9a:
ACTTCTTCGTGTGGTCTAGGTATTACATGGCTTGCTACTACTTCACCAACTCTTTCAGCTGCTGCAACCCCTGCATCTACTGCCGCTCTTACTGCTGCTACTTCACCAGCTATCTGAATTGTAACACTTATTTTTTTATTTACACCAATTACTTTATCAAAGCCAGCTAATCTAACATCTGCTGCCTTACTTGCAGCATCTAAAGCAGTTACTGCTGACGTTAGTCCTATTGCTTCTATTAATCCTAAAGCTGCTCTCATAAATTACACCTCCTTAGGTTCTACTAAAATAAGGAGCCCTTTTTTCCTATAGAATCTAATGTTACCTTAGGAATATAAGCTTCTAAATTACTTAAAACATTAGATTTCACATAACTATTGTTAGGTTTTTCTTCTTTTTTATCATTGCTACTAACTTTTTTACTTTACCAGCTAGGTCTCCTAATGAAGTTATGCTACTTTGTTGTTGATTATAAGAAGTTTTGACTTCTTTTTTCTCAGACTTACTTCCACCTGATGCTAGGTCTCCTAAGCTTACTTTTTGCATTATATTTCTACTGTCTCTTTCTACACTAGATTTACCAACAGAAATATTGCTTAATGTATTTAGGGTGCTCAGTGTTGTATTGTTCGTATTATTGTTATAGTTCGTATTGCCTTGATAACTATTATTACTAGATGATTCTTTTACTACACCTTTTTTAGATGCTAAAGAATCTAAGGTCTGCATAGCTCCAGCTCTGTTACTAACTTTTGTTGTTCTTCCATAAGAATTTTTA
This window harbors:
- a CDS encoding BMC domain-containing protein, producing the protein MRAALGLIEAIGLTSAVTALDAASKAADVRLAGFDKVIGVNKKISVTIQIAGEVAAVRAAVDAGVAAAERVGEVVASHVIPRPHEEVDKLLQEFEKNLKAKQEAKENAAKKVEEPKKEEEKEPEKEVKKEEKSASNKK